A part of Variovorax sp. HW608 genomic DNA contains:
- a CDS encoding ADP-ribosylglycohydrolase family protein translates to MLGLAAGDAVGATVEFSPRGTFLPVTGMTGGGPFGLKPGEWTDDTSMALCLAASLIHCQGFDARDQMNRYCNWWRVGYMSSNGDCFDIGNTLRAALSEYLETGNPFAGNRDPRTAGNGALMRLAPVPMLFASSEADTWFHAGESTRTTHGAEEAIQCSQLFALQLRAALAGRTKEQILQTRPMETLKAKVQELAAGGYRGKPRDDIRGSGYCVQSLEAALWSFEQALSFEEAVLLATNLGDDADTTAAICGQLAGAHYGVQGIPPAWREQLVMGREIADMAEQLLELSDQR, encoded by the coding sequence CTGCTCGGCCTGGCCGCCGGCGACGCTGTTGGCGCGACCGTCGAGTTCAGCCCGAGAGGCACCTTCCTGCCGGTAACGGGCATGACCGGCGGAGGACCCTTTGGTCTTAAGCCAGGGGAGTGGACGGACGACACCTCGATGGCGCTCTGCCTTGCGGCCAGCCTCATCCACTGCCAAGGCTTCGACGCACGCGACCAGATGAACCGCTACTGCAATTGGTGGCGGGTTGGATACATGAGCAGCAACGGGGACTGCTTCGACATCGGCAACACGCTCAGGGCTGCCCTGAGCGAGTATTTGGAGACGGGGAATCCCTTTGCGGGCAATCGGGACCCGCGAACCGCAGGCAATGGCGCGCTGATGCGCCTGGCGCCAGTCCCGATGCTCTTTGCGAGCAGCGAGGCGGACACTTGGTTTCACGCCGGCGAGAGCACCAGGACGACGCACGGGGCTGAGGAGGCCATTCAGTGCTCCCAGCTCTTCGCGCTGCAACTGCGAGCAGCCTTGGCCGGCAGGACTAAAGAACAAATTCTCCAGACCCGCCCGATGGAGACGCTCAAGGCCAAGGTGCAGGAACTGGCCGCCGGCGGCTATCGAGGAAAGCCGCGCGACGACATCCGAGGCTCCGGCTATTGCGTGCAGTCCTTGGAAGCTGCCCTCTGGTCATTCGAGCAGGCCTTGAGCTTCGAGGAGGCTGTGCTCCTGGCCACGAACCTTGGTGACGACGCGGACACGACTGCGGCCATCTGCGGACAGCTCGCCGGCGCGCACTATGGGGTGCAGGGCATCCCGCCGGCATGGCGCGAGCAGCTGGTGATGGGGAGGGAGATTGCCGACATGGCGGAGCAATTGCTGGAGCTTTCGGACCAACGCTAG